From a single Campylobacter concisus genomic region:
- a CDS encoding addiction module antitoxin: MSEFLSEVFTLSFLFIIIGFYAIYRAKKAQSEHEKNVADYDKNLLNFAKILGVQNHIDLVKFDEILAQALKEKLIFKFNKSTSQEKFISFIKDENFKNKPQISQNSINEAFLNLCASSLVEPLKLAILKNEDQIYGFLFEKEQLFALIDSAALLGENIIICE, encoded by the coding sequence ATGAGTGAGTTTTTGAGCGAAGTTTTTACCCTTTCATTTTTGTTTATAATTATCGGATTTTACGCCATTTATAGGGCTAAAAAGGCACAAAGCGAGCATGAGAAAAATGTGGCTGATTACGATAAAAATCTGCTAAATTTTGCCAAAATTTTAGGCGTTCAAAATCACATCGATCTAGTTAAATTTGATGAAATTTTAGCCCAGGCCTTAAAAGAAAAACTAATTTTTAAATTTAATAAGTCCACCTCACAAGAGAAATTTATCTCTTTTATAAAAGATGAGAATTTCAAAAACAAACCCCAAATTTCGCAAAACAGTATCAATGAAGCTTTTTTAAACCTTTGCGCGAGCTCGCTTGTAGAGCCGCTAAAGCTTGCAATACTAAAAAACGAAGATCAAATTTATGGATTTTTGTTTGAAAAAGAGCAGCTTTTTGCTCTTATTGATAGCGCTGCACTGCTTGGCGAAAATATTATAATTTGCGAGTAA
- the recA gene encoding recombinase RecA encodes MAKEKDSDKKIAIPESEADKKKALELALKQIDKAFGKGTLLRLGDKEVEAIESIPTGSLGLDLALGIGGVPKGRIIEIYGPESSGKTTLTLHIIAEAQKAGGICAFVDAEHALDVKYASNLGVNTDNLYVSQPDFGEQALEIVETLARSGAIDLIVVDSVAALTPKSEIDGDMGDQHVGLQARLMSQALRKLTGILSKMKTTVIFINQIRMKIGMMGYGTPETTTGGNALKFYSSVRIDVRKIATLKQNDEPIGNRTKAKVVKNKVAPPFKVAEFDIMFGEGVSKEGEIIDYGVKLDIIDKSGAWFSYKAEKLGQGRENAKAYLKEHPEISDEIVAAIKGSMGIDHLISSGAKDEDDDTNEAGDE; translated from the coding sequence ATGGCAAAAGAAAAAGATAGTGACAAAAAGATAGCTATCCCAGAGAGCGAAGCGGACAAGAAAAAGGCGCTCGAGCTTGCACTAAAGCAGATCGATAAAGCTTTTGGCAAAGGCACGCTTTTAAGACTTGGCGACAAAGAGGTTGAGGCTATCGAGTCGATACCGACTGGCTCGCTAGGGCTTGATCTGGCTCTTGGCATAGGTGGCGTCCCTAAAGGCAGGATCATCGAGATCTACGGACCAGAGAGCTCTGGCAAGACCACGCTCACACTTCACATCATCGCTGAAGCTCAAAAAGCTGGCGGAATTTGTGCATTTGTCGATGCAGAGCACGCACTAGACGTAAAATACGCTTCAAATTTAGGCGTAAATACTGACAACCTTTACGTCTCTCAGCCAGACTTTGGCGAGCAGGCACTTGAGATCGTTGAGACGCTTGCAAGAAGTGGAGCGATCGATCTTATCGTGGTTGATAGCGTCGCTGCTCTTACTCCAAAGAGCGAAATAGACGGCGATATGGGCGATCAGCACGTTGGCCTGCAAGCAAGACTAATGAGTCAGGCACTTAGAAAGCTAACTGGAATTTTAAGCAAGATGAAGACAACCGTTATCTTCATCAATCAAATTCGTATGAAGATCGGCATGATGGGATATGGCACGCCAGAGACTACAACTGGCGGTAATGCACTTAAATTTTACTCATCTGTAAGGATCGATGTCAGAAAGATAGCCACACTTAAACAAAACGACGAGCCTATCGGCAACCGGACAAAAGCAAAAGTGGTTAAAAACAAGGTCGCGCCTCCATTTAAAGTGGCTGAATTTGACATTATGTTTGGCGAGGGTGTGAGTAAAGAGGGCGAGATCATCGACTATGGCGTAAAGCTCGACATCATCGACAAATCAGGCGCGTGGTTTAGCTACAAGGCCGAAAAACTAGGCCAAGGCAGAGAAAACGCCAAAGCCTATCTAAAAGAGCATCCAGAAATTTCTGATGAAATAGTAGCGGCGATCAAAGGCTCAATGGGTATAGATCACCTAATAAGCAGCGGCGCAAAAGACGAAGACGACGACACAAACGAAGC